One window of the Thermococcus sp. genome contains the following:
- a CDS encoding 4Fe-4S binding protein produces AVLRGLGIEKIVVVDSFQARKNIGKFREALKYDGLSVIISRGECALYHFREYRRAGGKIVPYFVDKNACERAYNCIRDFGCPAIVIDETDKKAKILPEVCIGCGVCAQLCPHNAIHSTAVLYGGEDKPYVTVEDYRELEKLIGRGRE; encoded by the coding sequence GCCGTTCTGAGGGGGCTGGGCATAGAGAAGATAGTCGTCGTTGACTCATTCCAGGCGAGGAAGAACATCGGCAAGTTCAGAGAGGCTTTGAAGTACGACGGCCTTTCCGTGATAATATCCCGCGGGGAGTGCGCCCTCTACCACTTCCGCGAATACCGCCGTGCCGGGGGGAAGATAGTCCCCTACTTTGTGGACAAGAACGCCTGTGAGAGGGCCTACAACTGCATCCGCGACTTCGGCTGTCCGGCGATAGTCATAGACGAGACCGATAAGAAGGCCAAGATACTTCCGGAGGTCTGCATCGGCTGCGGCGTCTGCGCCCAGCTCTGTCCACACAACGCGATACACTCGACGGCAGTCCTCTACGGCGGCGAGGATAAGCCGTACGTGACGGTTGAAGACTACCGCGAGCTGGAAAAGCTCATCGGGAGGGGAAGGGAATGA
- the iorB gene encoding indolepyruvate ferredoxin oxidoreductase subunit beta, whose product MNVIYCGVGGQGIVLMSNIVGEACARKGIHVVSGELHGLSQRSGSVIVHQRIGEGISPLIPYGEADVILALEPMEALRYIYFLKPGGTVITNTRLIHHPYETEGFVKGRTDKYVTYDEIVGRIKESGAKLYEIDALKLAEEAGTTLAQNVVLVGALSALPEFPIDRETMLEAVKASVPEKALEENIKAFELGYEAMKALL is encoded by the coding sequence ATGAACGTGATTTACTGCGGCGTCGGCGGTCAGGGAATAGTGCTGATGTCCAACATAGTGGGGGAGGCCTGTGCGCGGAAGGGAATCCACGTCGTCAGCGGCGAGCTCCACGGGCTCTCCCAGAGGAGCGGTTCGGTGATAGTCCACCAGCGCATAGGTGAGGGCATATCACCCCTCATACCCTACGGCGAAGCGGACGTTATCCTGGCGCTTGAGCCGATGGAGGCGCTTAGGTACATCTACTTCCTCAAACCCGGAGGAACGGTCATAACGAACACGCGCCTCATCCACCATCCATACGAGACGGAGGGCTTTGTGAAGGGCAGGACTGACAAGTACGTCACCTACGACGAGATAGTCGGCAGGATAAAGGAATCTGGAGCAAAGCTCTACGAAATAGACGCCCTCAAACTCGCAGAGGAGGCTGGAACGACCTTGGCGCAGAACGTTGTCCTCGTCGGCGCTCTGAGTGCCCTTCCGGAGTTCCCGATAGACAGGGAAACCATGCTTGAAGCTGTTAAGGCCAGCGTGCCGGAGAAAGCCCTTGAGGAGAACATCAAGGCCTTTGAGCTGGGCTACGAGGCAATGAAAGCACTTCTCTGA